The following are from one region of the Coffea eugenioides isolate CCC68of chromosome 2, Ceug_1.0, whole genome shotgun sequence genome:
- the LOC113762546 gene encoding uncharacterized protein LOC113762546, whose translation MTTVQPTTGLPKKAKLQNPPAGFKRMGRASPFIRYGLPMISLTVLGTLGLGYLLQGSKDIAKVKDDQEWEIIETRKALSRTGPVNAYNPKKISLEEELKALQEKVDINNYEYKRIPKPKESA comes from the exons ATGACAACTGTTCAGCCAACTACGGGTCTACCTAAGAAAGCAAAGCTGCAAAATCCACCTGCAGGGTTTAAAAGAATGGGCAGGGCCTCACCCTTTATAAGATATGGTCTACCTATGATCTCACTTACTGTGTTAGGGACACTCGGTCTCGGCTATCTGCTGCAAGGAAG CAAGGACATTGCTAAAGTGAAGGATGATCAAGAATGGGAGATCATTGAGACAAGAAAAGCGCTATCAAGAACTGGGCCAGTCAATGCCTACAACCCTAAAAAGATTTCACTGGAGGAAGAGCTTAAG GCTTTGCAAGAGAAGGTTGACATCAACAACTACGAGTATAAGAGGATCCCTAAGCCTAAGGAAAGCGCATGA
- the LOC113761224 gene encoding dolichyl-diphosphooligosaccharide--protein glycosyltransferase subunit 1B — protein sequence MLLNLNSAAMEASGRRPRLLLQICLIFSTLILTFFSPVVRSSSTLDLQILSAERRVDLSSHIIRVSLTLKVENVGTSPASEILLAFSPAQVDHLAWIKAGALVGKKRKKSSLPLDVKPSNILDGPNGTKYYSVFFTSQLGSGESVSLEVLYVLTHSLEPFPVEISQSESQLVYFRDSAVILSPYHIKSQETSFRTPTNKVESFTRVEPTDRSGTELKYGPYEERPSYSYSPVIIHFENNNPFAVVEELVREIEISHWGNLQITDHYKLAHAGARQKGGFSRVEYQSKQPFGGSASFKHLLAELPPRVHSVYYRDDIGNISSSRLRIGAKKSELLIEPRYPLFGGWKATFVIGYGVPVHDYLFESADGSRYLSYSFGCPLAETVVDKLTIKVVLPEGSEDPSAVIPFQVEQRLEKKHSYLDVVGRTVLVLEKKNVVPDHNSPFQVHYKFNPVFMLAEPLMLVLGFFLLFVASIAYLHMDIAIRKS from the exons ATGCTCTTAAATCTTAATTCCGCAGCAATGGAGGCGAGTGGTCGTCGTCCTCGTCTTCTTCTGCAAATCTGCCTAATTTTCTCAACGTTAATATTAACCTTCTTCTCTCCGGTCGTCAGATCGTCATCGACGCTGGACCTTCAGATTCTCAGTGCCGAGCGTAGA GTTGACTTGAGTTCGCATATAATTAGGGTTTCCTTGACGCTTAAG GTTGAAAATGTTGGCACATCTCCAGCTTCTGAAATTCTTCTTGCCTTCTCACCTGCACAAGTTGATCATTTAGCATGGATTAAAGCAGGAGCCCTTGTcgggaagaagaggaagaaatcTTCACTGCCGCTTGATGTAAAACCAAGCAACATACTGGATGGTCCAAATGGAACTAAATACTACTCTGTATTTTTTACCAGCCAACTAGGGAGTGGTGAATCTGTATCCCTAGAAGTACTTTATGTGTTGACTCATTCTCTTGAGCCTTTTCCTGTAGAGATAAGCCAATCCGAGTCTCAGTTGGTTTATTTCCGTGACAGTGCAGTGATACTGTCACCTTACCATATTAAAAGTCAGGAAACATCTTTTAGGACACCAACTAACAAAGTTGAATCATTCACCAGAGTGGAACCAACTGACCGCTCTGGAACAGAACTAAAATATGGACCGTATGAGGAGCGCCCTTCTTACTCGTACAGTCCTGTAATTATTCATTTTGAGAATAATAATCCATTTGCTGTTGTTGAGGAGCTTGTTCGTGAAATTGAAATATCCCACTGGGGAAATCTTCAGATAACTGACCATTATAAATTGGCACATGCTGGTGCTCGACAAAAAGGTGGCTTTTCAAG GGTTGAATATCAATCTAAGCAACCTTTTGGTGGTTCAGCTTCATTTAAGCATCTTTTGGCAGAGCTGCCCCCAAGGGTTCACTCTGTCTACTATAGGGATGATATAGGGAATATTTCGTCATCACGATTACGGATAGGTGCTAAGAAG TCAGAGCTGTTAATAGAGCCTCGCTATCCTCTATTTGGAGGCTGGAAAGCAACTTTTGTCATTGGATATGGGGTGCCGGTACATGATTATCTTTTTGAGTCAGCTGATGGTTCACGTTACCTGAGTTACAGTTTTGGATGCCCCCTTGCTGAGACTGTAGTGGACAAGTTAACTATAAAA GTAGTGCTGCCTGAGGGATCAGAAGACCCTTCTGCAGTGATTCCTTTTCAAGTGGAACAAAGGCTGGAG AAGAAGCACTCCTACCTTGATGTTGTGGGAAGGACTGTGTTGGTTCTGGAGAAGAAAAATGTAGTTCCTGATCATAACTCTCCTTTCCAG GTCCATTACAAGTTCAATCCAGTATTCATGCTTGCAGAGCCATTGATGCTAGTTTTGGGCTTTTTCCTCCTCTTTGTTGCCAGCATTGCTTACCTGCACATGGACATCGCAATACGCAAATCTTGA